A stretch of the Methylacidiphilum caldifontis genome encodes the following:
- a CDS encoding protein-disulfide reductase DsbD family protein, with protein sequence MLHFQTLMYWTNLKRALISLFLLLLLEVFHNQHGLAATSNPARSHHTEVTLLSELDAVSPGSHFYVALRMKMDEGWHTYWLNPGDAGSATQIDWTLPSGVYAGPIQWPTPSVIAIPPLASFGYEGECWLLIPMNISQEQRVGSTVNLKALVQWVECAQSCLPGSAELSLTLPVENSSRVDETLKEGFQKARYEIPRTPPESVDISFMDTGKNLIIFFQNKTGKILNFESVHFFPFQNGIIQNSAPQQLRLRKEGVSLEIARPSSNPAPLNEPLSGIFTAKLSGLKGIEKINWDIRAKKYIPPKVETQKKGASVYFNKKFFSYLGLSFIGGLILNLMPCVLPVISLKVLNLVGASREGGSSSLVHGLFFVLGVLCSFWVVVGLLIFLREKGLELGWGFQLQSPPFVAFMALFFFLISLNLLGVYEIGVSLVSAQSLVEKAKGIFGSFLNGVLATLVASPCTAPFMGSAIGFALSQPPPVIMLVFSSLALGMAFPVFVLSIFPGLLRLLPKPGPWMVSFKQFLAFPILGAVIWLVWVYGKLRGIDGVVDILLATLFVGFGSWIYGKFSGPYHPLGVRIVSILVSVAILLSSFYYVVVEIEQSFSSKMAKKEEWIPFSESKLEEYVHQGVPVFVDFTASWCLTCQVNKKVALQNPEVKKKFEQLGVVRMEADWTNRDPKITEALEYLGRNGVPTYVFYGIDSSSPLLLPEVITPKMLLDVLSKIEKEKKQREAQTKSEEFFQ encoded by the coding sequence ATGTTGCATTTTCAAACTCTTATGTATTGGACTAATCTCAAAAGAGCTTTAATCTCTCTTTTTCTTCTTCTCCTTCTTGAAGTATTCCACAACCAACATGGGCTTGCGGCTACATCGAATCCTGCTCGAAGCCATCATACGGAAGTAACCCTCTTATCTGAACTCGATGCGGTAAGTCCGGGAAGTCATTTCTACGTGGCTTTACGGATGAAAATGGATGAAGGATGGCATACCTATTGGCTCAATCCTGGAGATGCTGGCTCAGCAACACAAATCGATTGGACTCTTCCCTCGGGAGTATATGCTGGGCCTATCCAGTGGCCAACCCCTAGTGTGATCGCTATACCACCGCTTGCCAGTTTTGGATATGAAGGTGAATGTTGGCTGCTCATTCCAATGAATATTTCTCAAGAACAACGGGTAGGCAGCACAGTTAATCTCAAGGCTTTGGTGCAATGGGTAGAATGTGCTCAAAGTTGTCTGCCAGGAAGTGCTGAACTTAGCTTAACCCTTCCTGTCGAGAACAGCTCGAGAGTAGATGAGACTTTAAAGGAAGGCTTCCAAAAAGCCAGATATGAAATTCCACGCACTCCTCCTGAATCGGTTGATATCAGTTTCATGGATACGGGAAAGAACCTGATTATTTTCTTCCAGAACAAAACGGGAAAAATCCTTAATTTTGAGTCGGTTCATTTTTTCCCTTTCCAAAATGGGATCATTCAAAATTCTGCTCCCCAACAACTGCGTTTACGTAAAGAAGGGGTATCCCTGGAGATTGCTCGTCCCAGCAGTAATCCTGCTCCCTTGAATGAACCTTTAAGTGGTATATTTACAGCCAAACTGTCAGGACTCAAAGGGATAGAAAAGATTAACTGGGATATAAGGGCTAAAAAATACATCCCTCCCAAGGTTGAAACACAAAAAAAGGGAGCGTCTGTTTATTTCAACAAAAAATTTTTTTCCTATCTTGGGTTGAGCTTTATAGGTGGACTGATTCTTAATCTCATGCCCTGCGTTCTACCTGTTATTTCGTTAAAAGTACTAAACTTGGTCGGCGCATCCAGGGAAGGCGGGTCTTCTTCCCTTGTTCATGGACTATTCTTTGTGCTTGGCGTGTTGTGTTCTTTTTGGGTTGTCGTGGGTCTGCTAATCTTTTTGCGGGAAAAAGGATTAGAGCTGGGATGGGGCTTCCAGCTACAGTCTCCTCCATTTGTGGCTTTCATGGCACTTTTCTTTTTCCTGATCTCATTGAACCTTCTTGGGGTTTACGAGATTGGGGTTTCCCTGGTTTCAGCGCAATCCCTGGTAGAAAAAGCCAAGGGCATTTTCGGTTCTTTTCTCAATGGCGTTTTGGCCACTTTAGTCGCTTCTCCTTGTACAGCTCCTTTCATGGGATCTGCCATTGGTTTTGCCCTTTCCCAACCTCCGCCAGTTATCATGCTAGTCTTTAGTTCCCTGGCTTTAGGGATGGCTTTCCCTGTATTTGTCTTATCTATTTTCCCAGGCCTACTCAGGCTACTTCCCAAGCCTGGGCCTTGGATGGTTAGTTTTAAACAATTTCTAGCTTTTCCCATTCTTGGAGCGGTGATCTGGCTGGTTTGGGTATATGGAAAACTCAGAGGAATAGATGGGGTTGTCGACATCCTTTTGGCCACTTTATTTGTTGGTTTTGGATCATGGATTTATGGCAAATTTAGCGGTCCTTATCATCCTCTTGGAGTTCGTATTGTTTCTATTCTTGTTTCGGTAGCGATCCTGTTGAGTAGTTTTTATTACGTGGTTGTGGAAATAGAACAATCCTTTTCCTCAAAAATGGCCAAGAAGGAGGAATGGATTCCCTTTTCGGAAAGCAAGTTAGAAGAGTATGTCCACCAGGGAGTTCCTGTGTTCGTTGATTTTACCGCTTCGTGGTGTCTGACCTGCCAGGTAAACAAAAAAGTAGCCTTACAAAATCCAGAGGTAAAGAAAAAGTTCGAACAGCTAGGTGTTGTGAGAATGGAGGCGGATTGGACTAATCGTGATCCAAAAATCACAGAAGCTTTGGAATATCTAGGTAGAAATGGAGTGCCTACTTATGTTTTTTATGGAATCGACTCTTCTTCACCGCTCCTTTTACCCGAAGTGATTACTCCAAAGATGCTTTTGGATGTTTTAAGTAAAATTGAAAAAGAGAAAAAACAGAGAGAAGCGCAGACCAAGAGCGAAGAATTTTTTCAGTAA
- a CDS encoding aminotransferase class IV: MDFGPFVPGYGVFETLRVEEGTVFFANEHWNSLKQSASMLGLFPKQDFRQYVRHLPPHATGKWRWIISPQEEKHFFDPLAQEPKEVFTLDISAVRVGSQNWDSKLKTLSYLVHYQARLSVNADEAVLLNEHGEVVSGAMSNLFWVKGGRIYTPSVQTGCRKGVIRGWIMSELSVIEERSGPEILREAEEIFITNSWIGIKPVVQFQDRQLEKGKITMELSKKLNATYRAFKSSSSLSGISSQIFNQGTEELSEGAR; this comes from the coding sequence ATGGATTTCGGTCCTTTTGTTCCAGGATATGGGGTATTCGAAACCCTCAGGGTAGAAGAGGGGACCGTGTTTTTTGCCAATGAACATTGGAATAGTCTTAAGCAAAGTGCCAGTATGCTTGGCCTGTTTCCCAAGCAAGATTTTCGTCAATATGTTCGACATCTTCCTCCTCATGCAACTGGAAAATGGCGTTGGATCATCAGCCCCCAGGAAGAGAAACATTTTTTTGACCCGCTAGCTCAAGAACCTAAAGAAGTCTTTACTTTAGATATTTCGGCTGTAAGAGTGGGTTCTCAGAATTGGGATAGTAAGCTTAAGACTTTAAGTTATCTGGTCCATTATCAAGCTAGACTTTCTGTCAATGCCGATGAAGCGGTGCTTTTGAATGAGCATGGGGAAGTTGTGTCGGGAGCGATGAGTAATCTTTTTTGGGTTAAAGGGGGTAGAATATATACCCCTTCTGTTCAAACTGGATGTCGTAAGGGAGTGATAAGGGGATGGATCATGTCGGAACTAAGCGTTATAGAAGAAAGATCTGGACCTGAAATTCTTAGAGAAGCGGAGGAGATTTTCATAACCAATAGTTGGATAGGTATTAAACCCGTTGTGCAATTCCAAGACAGGCAGCTTGAGAAAGGAAAGATCACGATGGAGCTCTCAAAGAAACTCAATGCTACCTATAGGGCTTTTAAAAGTTCCTCTTCATTGTCTGGTATCTCTTCCCAAATCTTTAACCAGGGAACCGAAGAGCTATCAGAAGGAGCGCGGTAA
- a CDS encoding SH3 domain-containing protein, which yields MLDHKRSFYPLNKLNCFVLLFCFLSLSFFSCTSTIGGYEYNLVTKDRTPFYTQGPGEEVPDSYLEKGTRLKLLGSTGEGFVRVETTRGKKGFVPTSYLEKQDTYYGTPSSTLAPSW from the coding sequence ATGTTAGACCATAAAAGATCATTCTATCCCCTAAATAAATTAAATTGCTTTGTTCTTTTGTTCTGTTTTTTAAGCTTATCCTTTTTTTCCTGCACCTCGACCATTGGAGGCTATGAATACAACTTAGTTACAAAAGATAGGACGCCTTTCTACACTCAGGGACCAGGCGAAGAGGTACCTGATAGTTATCTAGAAAAAGGAACCCGGCTAAAGCTTCTCGGTTCTACGGGGGAAGGCTTTGTGCGGGTGGAAACGACACGGGGCAAAAAAGGATTTGTCCCTACTTCCTATCTAGAAAAACAGGATACCTATTATGGTACTCCTTCAAGTACCCTTGCTCCAAGCTGGTAA
- a CDS encoding excinuclease ABC subunit UvrC has protein sequence MLVQEKIRDLPHKPGVYLFKDRLNRVIYVGKAVDLHKRVSQYFHPSRKRRADRKLNALVEAIADLEFYCVHSEAEALLLEGRLIKEFRPRYNVSFRDDKRFLLVKVDLTEPFPRFQVTRLKKQDNARYFGPFASSGALRTTLNIMKKKFGLRSCNALIPTEKDYKHCLDHIIKNCSAPCIGKISQAEYLERVKMACAFLEGKSKEMIEEIRAKMEQAAQAFDFEKAAELRDLLEALEETTRPARRFVKQLPQISSPHEDLEALKSALSLSKPPLLIECFDISNISSTHKVASMVSFREGKAERSAYRRYRIKTVEGQDDFACMEEVIRRRYKRVLDEAGNLPDLIVVDGGKGQLSSALKALQSLGLNNICVIGLAKENEEIYRKGLSEPLILDKSDKALRLLQRIRDEAHRVANAYHQLLLKKRMRESILDDCPGVSENRKKLLIRAFGSVEKIKKSSVEEIAAVKGIGKKLAEKIVSFLSSRN, from the coding sequence ATGCTAGTACAAGAAAAAATTCGAGATCTTCCCCATAAACCTGGAGTGTATCTTTTCAAGGACAGATTGAATCGGGTTATTTACGTGGGCAAAGCCGTCGACCTCCATAAAAGAGTAAGCCAGTACTTTCATCCTTCAAGAAAACGGCGAGCGGATAGAAAACTCAATGCCCTTGTGGAGGCGATCGCAGATCTTGAATTTTACTGCGTACATTCAGAAGCCGAAGCCCTACTACTGGAAGGAAGATTAATTAAAGAATTTAGACCTCGTTATAACGTTAGTTTCAGGGATGATAAACGGTTTTTGTTGGTCAAAGTTGATTTGACCGAACCTTTCCCTAGGTTTCAAGTTACCCGGCTAAAAAAGCAGGACAACGCCCGCTACTTTGGACCTTTTGCCAGTTCTGGAGCCCTAAGAACTACTCTAAACATTATGAAAAAAAAGTTCGGATTACGCTCCTGCAACGCTCTTATCCCCACTGAAAAAGACTACAAACATTGCTTAGATCATATCATCAAGAACTGTTCGGCTCCCTGTATCGGTAAAATAAGCCAGGCTGAATATCTGGAAAGAGTGAAAATGGCCTGTGCCTTTCTTGAGGGGAAATCCAAGGAAATGATCGAAGAAATACGGGCGAAAATGGAGCAGGCTGCTCAAGCTTTCGATTTTGAAAAAGCCGCTGAACTCCGGGATCTGTTAGAAGCTTTAGAAGAAACGACTAGACCAGCACGCCGTTTTGTAAAACAACTTCCACAAATTTCCTCTCCCCATGAAGACCTTGAAGCACTAAAATCTGCCCTTTCTCTTTCCAAACCACCTCTCCTTATCGAATGTTTCGATATATCCAATATTTCTTCTACACATAAAGTAGCATCCATGGTCTCCTTCCGGGAGGGAAAGGCAGAAAGGTCCGCTTACAGAAGATACAGGATAAAGACCGTGGAGGGACAAGATGACTTTGCATGCATGGAAGAGGTCATTCGAAGAAGATATAAAAGAGTTCTCGATGAAGCTGGAAATCTTCCTGACTTAATCGTTGTTGATGGAGGCAAAGGTCAACTTTCAAGTGCCCTTAAGGCATTGCAGTCTTTGGGATTGAATAATATCTGCGTTATTGGCCTGGCCAAAGAAAACGAAGAGATTTATCGCAAGGGGCTTTCCGAACCGCTTATCCTGGATAAAAGTGACAAAGCTTTGAGACTACTGCAAAGAATAAGAGATGAAGCTCACCGGGTGGCTAATGCTTATCATCAGTTACTCCTGAAGAAAAGGATGAGAGAAAGTATCCTTGATGATTGTCCAGGGGTAAGTGAAAATCGCAAAAAACTTTTAATTCGAGCTTTTGGTTCAGTTGAAAAAATCAAGAAATCGTCCGTTGAAGAAATCGCTGCGGTAAAGGGAATAGGCAAAAAACTTGCTGAAAAAATCGTTTCATTTCTTTCTTCCCGCAATTAA
- a CDS encoding HAD-IC family P-type ATPase — translation MPDDNVKLQLGLSWVEAKKRLSEEGLNALPEKRSHPLLLFLSKFWAPIPWMLEITIILEIVLHRVHDGLAIAGFLIGSSIISFAQESRARRALRSLIRRLSPRTRVLRDGVWTILPAQEIVRGDIILLRSGDIVPADLQLIEGQIEVNESMITGESFPRTVCEGETLFGGGFVESGQAHGVVVATGAQTHLGKMTKLIQKAMPPSQAEKVIFDIVKSLLWIDSLLIAFISLYGAIAALPFTILLPYALVILIASVPATLPSIFTLATALGSRELASKGVLTSKLSALEDASVMDVLLVDKTGTLTRNELEINNLFPYSPYSSKELLLWSALCSDPLAENPIDKAIFKKLTEYKLSTQELSLSFKQYIPADPKTKMSKALYLDKEGNPLTVVKGAVPAVLKNIPFDSSEIANRAKELEADGSRILAVAYGYPKADKLLGLISFSDPLREESEALVRKIKELGIKVIMVTGDQEFTAKSIGRKVGIGEQSITLPNATADQLQQIEKFDIIAGVFPEDKFMIVQAFQKKNHVTGMTGDGVNDAPALRQAHVGIAVSNAVDVAKAAASFVLTNPGLMDIVPAIMLSRIIFERILTYILNKVVKTIEVAFYMTLGLVLGKTFVLNPFLGVILVLYNDVLTLSIISDQVKPAHKTRKWPIKSIVISGATLGFMLLLFSFSLFLFARNVLGLDQDHLQSLSFLILALEGQATLYLVRERHHFWNSWPSSWMIATSLFVLFALGIQATYGIGTTKIGFGHFLGLVAAILAYMIALDFFKVWLFRKLKLS, via the coding sequence GTGCCTGATGATAATGTCAAGCTTCAACTCGGGTTATCTTGGGTGGAAGCTAAAAAAAGGTTATCTGAAGAAGGTTTAAATGCTCTCCCTGAAAAAAGAAGTCATCCTTTATTGCTTTTCTTATCCAAGTTTTGGGCACCCATTCCCTGGATGTTGGAAATAACCATTATTTTGGAAATTGTTCTCCACAGGGTTCACGATGGACTAGCCATTGCTGGTTTTTTGATCGGTTCTTCAATTATCTCTTTTGCACAGGAATCTCGAGCTCGTCGTGCCCTTCGCTCTTTGATCCGTCGACTTTCTCCACGTACTCGAGTCCTTAGAGATGGAGTATGGACTATCCTCCCTGCCCAGGAAATCGTCAGGGGGGATATTATCTTGTTGCGCAGTGGGGATATAGTTCCTGCAGATCTTCAACTGATCGAGGGCCAGATAGAAGTCAATGAATCAATGATTACAGGAGAGTCTTTTCCCAGAACTGTCTGTGAAGGAGAAACCCTGTTTGGAGGAGGTTTTGTTGAATCGGGACAAGCTCATGGAGTAGTTGTCGCTACAGGAGCCCAGACTCATCTAGGGAAAATGACAAAGTTAATCCAAAAGGCTATGCCCCCTAGCCAAGCCGAAAAAGTTATATTCGACATCGTCAAGTCCTTACTCTGGATCGATAGTCTACTCATCGCTTTTATATCCCTTTATGGTGCCATCGCAGCCCTTCCCTTTACCATTTTACTCCCTTATGCGCTTGTCATTCTTATCGCATCAGTGCCTGCCACATTGCCTTCCATCTTTACCCTAGCCACGGCACTCGGATCCAGGGAACTGGCATCAAAGGGGGTGTTGACATCCAAGCTTTCCGCCCTTGAAGATGCTTCAGTTATGGACGTTCTCCTCGTGGATAAAACCGGCACTTTAACCCGCAACGAGCTTGAAATCAATAATCTTTTCCCCTATTCACCATACTCCTCTAAAGAGCTATTGCTCTGGTCGGCGCTTTGTTCTGATCCCCTAGCCGAAAACCCGATCGATAAAGCGATTTTTAAAAAACTAACCGAATATAAGCTTTCGACTCAAGAGCTTTCTCTTAGCTTTAAGCAATATATTCCGGCTGATCCAAAGACAAAAATGTCTAAAGCACTCTACCTAGATAAAGAGGGAAATCCGTTAACCGTTGTTAAAGGGGCTGTGCCGGCGGTATTAAAAAATATCCCCTTTGATTCTTCAGAAATCGCAAATCGTGCAAAGGAACTGGAGGCGGATGGATCACGTATCCTTGCTGTTGCCTATGGTTATCCTAAAGCTGACAAACTTTTAGGACTCATCAGTTTTTCTGATCCTTTAAGGGAAGAGTCAGAAGCATTGGTGAGAAAAATCAAGGAGCTTGGAATCAAAGTGATTATGGTGACAGGAGATCAGGAATTTACAGCAAAATCCATTGGGCGAAAAGTGGGTATTGGTGAACAGTCGATTACCCTTCCTAATGCAACAGCCGATCAACTTCAGCAGATCGAAAAGTTTGACATTATTGCTGGCGTTTTCCCTGAAGATAAGTTCATGATCGTTCAAGCCTTTCAAAAGAAAAACCATGTTACAGGCATGACTGGCGATGGAGTAAACGATGCACCGGCCCTGCGACAAGCCCATGTAGGAATAGCGGTGTCCAATGCAGTTGACGTGGCCAAAGCGGCCGCAAGCTTCGTGCTTACCAATCCAGGTCTTATGGATATTGTTCCTGCCATCATGCTAAGTCGTATCATTTTCGAAAGGATTCTCACTTACATTCTTAATAAGGTGGTCAAGACAATAGAAGTCGCTTTTTACATGACTTTAGGATTAGTTCTGGGAAAAACATTCGTATTAAACCCTTTTCTTGGAGTCATCCTTGTTCTTTACAATGATGTGCTAACTCTCTCTATCATTAGCGATCAGGTCAAGCCAGCGCACAAGACAAGGAAATGGCCTATTAAGTCCATTGTGATTAGCGGAGCAACTCTTGGGTTTATGCTGCTGCTCTTTTCCTTTAGCCTGTTTTTGTTTGCTCGAAATGTTTTAGGACTTGACCAGGATCATCTTCAATCATTGAGCTTTCTGATCCTTGCGTTAGAAGGTCAAGCTACGCTTTATCTTGTCAGAGAACGACATCATTTTTGGAACTCCTGGCCAAGCTCATGGATGATAGCAACTTCCCTTTTTGTCCTCTTTGCCTTGGGGATACAGGCCACATATGGAATAGGCACGACCAAAATAGGTTTTGGTCACTTCTTGGGCCTTGTCGCTGCGATTTTAGCCTATATGATCGCACTGGACTTTTTTAAAGTTTGGCTTTTCCGAAAACTCAAACTTTCTTAA
- a CDS encoding 3-isopropylmalate dehydratase large subunit: MTLTEKILAKASKRTKVSPGDNIWVDTDILLTHDVCGPGTIGVFHREFGKNARVWDPYKIVIMPDHYIFTSDSLSNRNVDVLRTFAKEQGLPYFYDVIDDPQGTWKFDPLKGSLRRQYGSLYAGVCHTALPEKGHVRPGEVLFGTDSHTCTAGAFNQFATGIGNTDAGFVMGTGKLLIKVPPTIQFYLDGELQKGVMAKDLILHIIGEIGFDGATYMAMQFEGPGVFTLSIEDRMTIANMAIEAGAKNGIFPADQKTIEFVKQKTLKNGTKKEFEVVELDKDQHFFASHVIDLCQIEPTVAAPHNPGNRKKAKELSSIKIDRAYLGSCTGGKLSDFIAFASILKNQAVSVDTFAVPSTPEVVDQLYKIQLEGQSLWDILTKAGVQITENPSCAACLGGPLDTFGRLNKPQVCISSTNRNFPGRMGDKTSQIYLASPLTVAASAITGRITDPREFL; this comes from the coding sequence ATGACTTTGACAGAAAAAATACTCGCCAAAGCTAGCAAGAGAACCAAAGTTTCTCCTGGAGATAATATCTGGGTTGATACGGATATCCTTCTTACCCATGATGTTTGCGGGCCAGGCACTATAGGGGTCTTTCATAGGGAATTTGGGAAAAACGCCCGGGTATGGGATCCCTATAAAATCGTGATCATGCCCGATCACTATATTTTTACTTCCGACTCTTTATCAAATCGAAATGTCGATGTCCTTAGAACATTCGCAAAGGAACAAGGACTTCCTTATTTTTATGATGTCATTGATGATCCTCAGGGGACATGGAAGTTTGATCCTCTTAAAGGTTCGCTCCGTCGTCAATACGGATCATTATATGCGGGTGTTTGCCATACGGCTCTTCCTGAAAAAGGACACGTGCGTCCTGGAGAAGTCCTTTTTGGTACCGACAGTCATACCTGTACGGCTGGGGCTTTCAATCAATTTGCAACGGGTATTGGCAACACCGATGCAGGTTTTGTAATGGGTACAGGCAAGCTCCTTATCAAAGTTCCCCCCACAATCCAGTTTTATCTTGACGGAGAACTCCAAAAAGGGGTTATGGCTAAGGATCTCATCCTGCATATTATTGGTGAAATCGGCTTTGATGGGGCAACTTACATGGCGATGCAGTTTGAAGGTCCCGGTGTGTTTACTCTTTCGATTGAAGATCGCATGACGATAGCAAATATGGCCATAGAGGCGGGGGCCAAAAATGGGATATTCCCTGCTGATCAAAAAACCATTGAATTTGTAAAACAGAAGACTTTGAAAAATGGAACGAAAAAGGAATTTGAAGTCGTTGAGCTCGATAAAGATCAGCATTTTTTTGCCTCCCATGTCATTGATCTTTGCCAGATTGAACCGACCGTTGCCGCTCCTCACAACCCAGGCAACAGGAAAAAAGCCAAAGAACTGAGTTCTATTAAAATTGATCGTGCCTATCTCGGTTCCTGTACAGGAGGCAAGCTATCCGATTTCATCGCTTTTGCTTCGATCTTAAAAAACCAAGCGGTGAGTGTAGACACTTTCGCCGTTCCCTCGACTCCTGAAGTCGTAGATCAACTTTACAAAATCCAGCTGGAAGGCCAGAGCCTTTGGGATATACTCACCAAAGCGGGTGTTCAAATTACTGAAAATCCTTCCTGTGCTGCTTGCCTTGGAGGTCCGCTTGATACCTTTGGAAGGCTTAATAAGCCGCAAGTCTGTATCTCTTCGACAAACCGCAATTTTCCCGGACGAATGGGAGACAAAACTTCACAGATCTATTTAGCCTCTCCACTCACGGTTGCAGCATCGGCTATAACAGGCAGAATTACTGATCCACGGGAATTTTTATAG
- a CDS encoding NAD(+) synthase, whose protein sequence is MAKSNFFNLYTHNFVRVAVGIPVGKVADPFHNAAEIAGLCKKAVEKKASLLVFPELSLSSYSCEDLFHQSALLDSTLRALEYLLQETTPLPLLTIIGLPLRVNQLLYNCGCIFSQGKILGLIPKSYLPNYREFYELRQFAQASFATEQYIDLLGQKSIPFGSKLIFEWEEQPLFKMAIEICEDLWVPLPPTSFAALAGATVLVNLSASNITIGKSDYRKLLVASQSGRCISAYIYSAAGFGESTTDLAWDGEGMIYENGTRLAESQRFAYDSQLIFADIDLDRLQADRMRQNSFGQSKVHFHKEISCFKTIAFSLKVQKESSLLLEREIERFPYVPSDPLTRDLRCQEVYAIQTQGLIQRLRATAIRKTVIGISGGLDSAHALIVCAKAMDILGFPRKNILACTMPGFATSKKTLDQARRLIEAIGCQQYFFDIRPSCMQLFKDIKHPFAWGEKLYDVTFENVQAGERTNHLFRLANFENALVVGTSDLSELALGWSTYGVGDHMAHYHVNASVPKTLIKFLIRWVAKTRELGQNVSEVLEEILNTIISPELIPTENGQEPLQSSEKQIGPYNLQDFNLYYTLRYGYLPTKTAFLCWSAWHDKNCGHWPEGEEKVDEYSIQQIKHWMRVFLDRFFRTSQFKRSCIANAPKVGSGGSLSPRGDYRAPSDSSSVPWLKIWEEIPDNEEELLKAL, encoded by the coding sequence GTGGCCAAATCGAATTTTTTTAACTTATATACCCATAATTTTGTAAGGGTTGCGGTAGGTATTCCTGTAGGAAAGGTTGCCGATCCTTTTCACAATGCCGCTGAAATCGCAGGTTTATGTAAAAAAGCGGTCGAAAAAAAAGCCTCTTTGCTTGTCTTCCCCGAGTTAAGTTTATCTTCTTATTCTTGTGAAGATCTCTTTCATCAATCCGCCCTTCTTGATAGTACCTTGAGGGCACTAGAATATCTTCTCCAGGAAACCACTCCCCTTCCTCTGCTCACTATTATCGGTCTACCCCTAAGGGTCAACCAACTGCTTTACAACTGCGGCTGTATTTTCAGTCAGGGAAAAATTCTAGGCCTCATTCCTAAAAGCTATTTACCCAATTACCGTGAGTTTTATGAACTCAGGCAGTTTGCTCAAGCTTCCTTTGCCACTGAGCAGTATATAGATCTGCTAGGCCAAAAATCGATTCCTTTTGGCAGCAAATTAATCTTTGAATGGGAAGAACAACCCCTTTTCAAAATGGCCATTGAAATTTGTGAAGATCTCTGGGTCCCCTTACCCCCTACCTCTTTTGCTGCACTTGCAGGGGCAACGGTTCTCGTCAACCTTTCAGCTTCCAACATTACGATTGGCAAGAGTGATTATAGGAAACTGCTTGTAGCAAGCCAATCGGGAAGATGCATTTCGGCTTATATCTATAGTGCTGCTGGTTTTGGAGAGTCGACAACTGATCTTGCTTGGGATGGAGAAGGGATGATCTATGAAAACGGCACTAGACTGGCTGAAAGTCAACGATTTGCCTACGACTCACAACTTATTTTTGCTGACATCGATCTTGACCGACTTCAGGCTGATAGAATGCGACAAAACAGCTTCGGTCAGTCAAAAGTCCATTTTCACAAAGAGATCAGTTGCTTTAAAACCATTGCTTTTTCTCTAAAAGTCCAGAAAGAGTCATCCCTTTTACTGGAAAGGGAAATCGAGCGATTCCCTTACGTCCCAAGTGATCCTCTCACAAGAGACCTGAGATGCCAGGAGGTCTATGCCATTCAGACTCAAGGGCTGATTCAAAGACTAAGAGCAACTGCTATTCGCAAAACGGTCATAGGTATATCTGGGGGGTTAGATTCGGCTCATGCCCTGATTGTTTGTGCGAAGGCGATGGATATCTTAGGTTTTCCAAGAAAAAATATCCTTGCCTGTACAATGCCTGGATTTGCAACATCCAAAAAAACCCTTGACCAAGCCCGCAGGCTTATAGAAGCGATCGGTTGCCAGCAATATTTTTTCGACATCCGTCCCAGTTGTATGCAACTCTTCAAAGATATCAAACATCCTTTTGCCTGGGGTGAAAAACTCTATGATGTAACCTTTGAAAATGTCCAAGCGGGTGAAAGAACGAACCATCTTTTCAGGCTAGCAAACTTTGAAAATGCTTTAGTTGTAGGCACTAGCGACCTTAGCGAGCTTGCCTTAGGTTGGTCTACCTATGGGGTTGGAGATCACATGGCTCATTATCATGTCAATGCAAGTGTACCCAAGACACTGATCAAGTTTCTCATCCGTTGGGTTGCTAAAACCAGGGAGTTAGGTCAAAATGTGAGTGAGGTCCTTGAAGAGATCTTAAATACAATCATTAGTCCAGAACTTATTCCCACTGAAAACGGCCAAGAACCTCTGCAAAGTTCCGAAAAACAAATAGGACCTTATAACCTCCAAGATTTCAACCTTTATTATACACTCAGGTATGGGTATCTACCTACAAAAACCGCTTTTCTTTGTTGGTCTGCTTGGCATGATAAAAATTGCGGCCACTGGCCAGAAGGTGAAGAGAAAGTCGATGAATACAGTATTCAACAGATAAAACATTGGATGAGGGTTTTCCTCGATCGGTTTTTCCGTACCAGTCAATTCAAAAGAAGCTGCATAGCCAATGCTCCCAAAGTGGGTTCTGGTGGCTCGCTTAGTCCTCGAGGGGATTACCGCGCTCCTTCTGATAGCTCTTCGGTTCCCTGGTTAAAGATTTGGGAAGAGATACCAGACAATGAAGAGGAACTTTTAAAAGCCCTATAG